A DNA window from uncultured Methanoregula sp. contains the following coding sequences:
- the purN gene encoding phosphoribosylglycinamide formyltransferase — translation MKRIAVIASGRGSNFQAVVDAIGAGQIPATCVALITDNPKAYAIERAEKAGIPRVVIDYASFPSREVYERALLSAMQETNADLFVLAGYMRILGSAIVRAFPGKMVNIHPALLPSFTGLHAQRQAVQYGVKIAGCTVHFVDESLDGGPIILQRWVPVLDDDDEDSLAERILEQEHIAFPEAIKLFCEDRLEIVGRKVVTR, via the coding sequence ATGAAACGCATCGCTGTCATAGCATCGGGCCGGGGATCGAATTTCCAGGCAGTTGTGGATGCCATCGGAGCGGGGCAGATCCCGGCCACCTGCGTTGCACTTATTACCGATAACCCGAAGGCCTATGCCATCGAGAGAGCAGAGAAAGCTGGCATTCCCCGGGTTGTCATCGATTATGCCTCGTTTCCTTCGCGGGAGGTATATGAGCGAGCGCTCCTCTCCGCAATGCAGGAGACCAATGCTGATCTCTTTGTTCTCGCCGGCTACATGCGGATCCTCGGATCCGCCATAGTCCGGGCATTTCCCGGAAAGATGGTGAACATCCACCCGGCGCTCCTGCCCAGTTTCACCGGGCTCCATGCCCAGCGGCAGGCTGTGCAGTATGGGGTAAAAATTGCCGGGTGCACGGTCCATTTCGTTGACGAGAGTCTCGATGGCGGCCCGATCATCCTCCAGCGATGGGTTCCGGTGCTGGATGACGATGACGAGGACTCCCTTGCGGAGCGGATCCTCGAACAGGAACATATCGCGTTCCCGGAAGCGATCAAGCTTTTCTGCGAGGACCGGCTTGAGATTGTCGGGCGCAAGGTAGTAACCCGCTGA
- a CDS encoding ribonuclease P — MKVRSKNPASKKIARERIGVLFVQAGLVHAAHPELSNRYVELARKIAMRQRIRIDREFRRRYCHHCYAYLVPGKNMRVRVHRGNVVVTCKACKRTTRYRVVRPDGKTS; from the coding sequence ATGAAGGTGCGATCCAAGAACCCGGCATCCAAGAAGATAGCGCGGGAACGTATCGGGGTGCTTTTTGTGCAGGCGGGGCTCGTGCATGCAGCCCACCCGGAACTGAGCAACCGGTACGTGGAACTCGCCCGGAAGATTGCCATGCGGCAGCGGATCCGGATCGACCGGGAGTTCCGCCGCCGCTACTGCCACCATTGTTACGCCTACCTTGTACCGGGAAAGAACATGCGGGTGCGGGTGCACCGGGGCAACGTTGTTGTCACCTGCAAAGCCTGCAAAAGAACAACGCGTTACCGCGTGGTGAGACCAGATGGAAAAACAAGCTGA